A single genomic interval of Prochlorococcus marinus XMU1406 harbors:
- the metG gene encoding methionine--tRNA ligase produces MTFVITTPLYYVNDKPHLGSVYTTIICDSIARYKRLAGEDVIFITGVDEHGLKIQRTANEKGIEPKSHCDEISEVFNNNWKNWNISFDKFIRTSSKNHEIIVNEFYERVKASDDIYMGVQKGWYCVGCEEFKDNPENSSTYKCPIHQKNLEWKNEENLFFRLSKYQKEIEKIINEPSFIEPIERKNEIINFVSRGLKDFSISRTNVTWGITVPGYDNHTFYVWFDALLGYVSAISSDAIEKLLEKSINEGWPADVHFIGKDILRFHAVYWPAMLISANMKVPKKIFGHGFLTREGQKMGKSLGNVLDPDLLLTKYGNDPVRWYLIKDISLGNDGDFQDKRFVDIINNDLANTIGNLLNRTSSMSRKWFDNKVPNNENFLSENKLENSAKIAVENYIYNFDNYKLDLAANEVLSLAINTNLYLNDNQPWLLIKEKDNLPLVKQIIYNVLESTRIIGLLLLPLLPELSTKINEQLGSIYSEEIPWKQQLSWGLLVSNSSLPKPTPIINKLEYEQNL; encoded by the coding sequence ATGACTTTTGTCATTACTACCCCTTTATACTATGTTAATGATAAACCTCATTTAGGAAGTGTATATACAACAATAATTTGTGACTCAATAGCTAGATATAAAAGGCTTGCAGGTGAAGATGTTATTTTCATCACTGGTGTTGATGAACATGGTTTGAAAATACAAAGAACAGCTAATGAAAAGGGTATTGAACCAAAATCACATTGTGATGAAATCTCAGAAGTATTTAATAATAATTGGAAAAATTGGAATATATCCTTTGATAAATTTATAAGAACAAGCTCAAAAAATCATGAAATTATTGTTAATGAATTCTATGAAAGAGTAAAAGCATCAGATGATATCTATATGGGAGTTCAAAAAGGTTGGTATTGTGTCGGTTGTGAAGAATTTAAAGATAATCCAGAAAACTCATCAACATACAAGTGTCCCATACATCAAAAAAATCTAGAATGGAAAAATGAAGAGAATCTCTTTTTTAGACTTTCAAAATATCAAAAAGAAATTGAGAAAATAATCAACGAACCTTCATTTATAGAGCCAATAGAAAGAAAGAATGAAATTATAAATTTTGTATCTAGGGGTTTAAAGGATTTTTCAATTTCAAGAACAAATGTCACATGGGGAATTACTGTCCCTGGTTACGATAACCATACCTTTTATGTATGGTTTGATGCTTTACTTGGATATGTAAGCGCCATTAGTTCTGATGCGATAGAAAAATTATTAGAAAAATCAATTAATGAAGGATGGCCAGCTGATGTTCATTTTATTGGTAAAGATATACTGAGATTCCATGCTGTATATTGGCCCGCAATGCTCATTTCTGCCAATATGAAAGTTCCTAAAAAGATTTTTGGGCATGGGTTTCTTACAAGAGAGGGGCAAAAAATGGGTAAAAGCTTGGGAAATGTACTCGACCCTGATTTATTGCTTACAAAATATGGAAATGATCCTGTAAGGTGGTACCTCATTAAAGACATATCACTAGGAAATGATGGGGATTTTCAAGATAAAAGATTTGTTGACATTATCAATAATGACTTAGCTAATACAATTGGCAATTTATTAAATAGAACATCATCTATGTCTAGAAAATGGTTTGATAATAAAGTGCCAAATAATGAAAATTTTTTAAGTGAAAATAAATTAGAGAATTCTGCCAAAATTGCAGTTGAAAACTATATTTATAACTTTGATAACTACAAATTAGATCTAGCAGCTAATGAGGTACTCAGCCTAGCAATTAATACAAATTTGTATTTAAATGATAATCAGCCATGGCTGTTAATAAAAGAGAAAGATAATCTACCTCTAGTTAAACAAATTATTTATAACGTTTTAGAAAGTACCCGAATAATAGGATTGTTATTACTACCTTTATTGCCCGAATTATCTACAAAAATTAATGAACAACTTGGATCTATATATAGTGAAGAAATTCCTTGGAAACAACAATTAAGTTGGGGATTACTAGTAAGTAACTCAAGTCTTCCTAAACCCACTCCAATCATAAATAAACTGGAGTATGAACAAAATTTATAG
- the lptC gene encoding LPS export ABC transporter periplasmic protein LptC: MNKIYRLIIFLPLFMLGCTPNVIDENKVKQTIDSLDMTIFSKSGDKIYSITSPNSSYDNIELKFELKKPIINILNGEETKYIISSEESSLSDNNNFLELKGNVKLRTLKKDGDILYADYFTWNIENTNYILEGNIRFENQNIILNSGKAILDSDNIIEFFNPVKYIIKDENNENKYEINSENAYYNLNTESVSFKAKDKRVKSIIYF; the protein is encoded by the coding sequence ATGAACAAAATTTATAGATTAATAATTTTCCTTCCATTATTTATGCTTGGTTGCACCCCAAATGTAATTGATGAAAATAAAGTTAAACAAACAATAGATAGTTTAGATATGACTATTTTCTCTAAAAGTGGAGATAAAATATATTCAATTACCAGTCCAAATTCAAGTTATGACAATATTGAATTAAAATTCGAATTAAAAAAACCTATCATTAATATTCTCAATGGGGAAGAAACTAAATATATTATTAGTTCAGAAGAATCTTCATTATCAGACAACAATAATTTCCTGGAATTAAAAGGGAATGTTAAATTAAGAACTCTTAAAAAAGATGGGGATATTTTATATGCTGATTATTTTACTTGGAATATAGAAAATACTAACTATATATTAGAGGGTAATATAAGATTTGAAAATCAAAATATCATCTTAAATTCAGGAAAAGCCATATTGGATTCAGATAACATAATTGAATTTTTTAATCCCGTAAAATATATAATAAAAGATGAAAATAACGAAAATAAATATGAAATAAATTCAGAAAATGCTTACTATAATTTAAATACTGAATCAGTAAGTTTTAAAGCAAAAGATAAAAGAGTTAAATCAATAATTTATTTTTAA
- a CDS encoding cofactor assembly of complex C subunit B codes for MGFNGKSLILIGAILFIFQIANFISIETITPELERAQVLASIASIIIILIGFLFKQFEPLAGEKAALKGENKFIFDRNMPDEVIDELAWGSEAILTSTAAAAILIHNDGVNILRRGMTSSNDFKPGETCLRSIKDMKLISLANTKFYPGRDEFFNFCADIPSILVVPINNKAFILIGGWSAKCFTKSDEKWINNWSKKIKNIFTKNKF; via the coding sequence ATGGGATTCAATGGGAAATCATTAATATTAATTGGTGCCATACTCTTTATTTTTCAGATAGCAAATTTCATTTCAATAGAAACAATCACTCCTGAGCTTGAAAGAGCACAAGTGTTAGCTTCAATAGCTTCAATAATTATTATTTTGATAGGTTTTTTATTTAAACAATTCGAACCATTAGCTGGTGAGAAAGCTGCTTTAAAAGGAGAAAATAAGTTTATCTTCGATAGAAACATGCCTGATGAAGTTATTGATGAACTTGCATGGGGTTCTGAAGCGATATTAACTTCTACAGCAGCAGCAGCAATATTAATACACAATGATGGCGTTAATATATTGAGGAGGGGAATGACTTCAAGTAATGATTTTAAACCCGGGGAAACTTGTCTGAGATCTATAAAAGATATGAAATTAATATCATTAGCAAATACTAAATTTTATCCTGGTAGAGATGAATTTTTTAATTTTTGTGCCGACATTCCATCAATCTTAGTTGTACCTATAAATAATAAAGCTTTTATATTGATAGGAGGCTGGAGTGCAAAGTGTTTTACGAAGTCTGATGAAAAATGGATTAATAACTGGTCCAAAAAAATTAAAAATATTTTTACAAAAAATAAATTTTAA
- a CDS encoding fusion glycoprotein F0: MNLNINKYIFSVIFTGLIFILIPSTTYANEIPSINKYFGIAQQKTIISYEKSQPSSIDNPVVDPNFNTMRSKDTESSTATYIVIGLLIAATIIPLATWWYFSK, encoded by the coding sequence ATGAACCTAAACATCAATAAATATATATTTTCTGTAATCTTTACTGGCTTAATTTTTATTCTTATCCCCTCGACTACATACGCAAATGAAATTCCGAGTATAAATAAATATTTTGGTATTGCTCAACAGAAGACTATTATAAGTTACGAAAAAAGTCAGCCTTCATCTATTGACAACCCTGTAGTGGATCCAAATTTTAACACTATGAGATCAAAAGATACTGAGAGTTCAACTGCTACTTATATAGTTATAGGTTTGTTAATTGCGGCCACAATTATTCCTTTAGCAACATGGTGGTATTTCTCTAAATAA
- a CDS encoding bifunctional adenosylcobinamide kinase/adenosylcobinamide-phosphate guanylyltransferase: MNAKDLSNSEYSSYIVFITGGTKSGKSEFAEHLAKEVKKLSYVALSENNLDDKEWQYKINLHRKRRPKDWKLIETTDLIKTLSKEEGPLLIDSIGGFVMKSIGKEQNEWSTKMNSLIRLLMKRKSITIIVGEQVGWSLVSEYKIGNTYIERIGELQKRITKISKDNWLAINGRAIKIDEISIEIPT; the protein is encoded by the coding sequence ATGAATGCCAAGGATTTAAGTAATAGTGAATATTCATCTTATATAGTTTTTATTACAGGGGGGACAAAGAGTGGCAAAAGTGAATTTGCTGAGCATCTTGCAAAGGAGGTAAAAAAATTATCATATGTTGCCTTATCAGAAAACAATTTGGATGATAAAGAATGGCAATATAAAATTAATTTACATCGAAAGAGAAGGCCAAAAGATTGGAAATTAATAGAAACGACAGATCTAATAAAAACATTAAGTAAAGAAGAAGGTCCATTATTAATAGATTCTATTGGCGGATTCGTTATGAAAAGTATTGGCAAGGAACAAAATGAATGGTCAACAAAAATGAATTCACTTATAAGGCTCTTAATGAAAAGAAAAAGCATAACAATTATTGTTGGAGAACAAGTAGGTTGGAGTCTGGTCTCTGAATATAAAATTGGTAATACTTATATTGAAAGAATCGGCGAACTACAAAAGAGAATAACCAAAATATCAAAAGATAATTGGCTAGCAATAAACGGTAGAGCAATCAAAATAGATGAAATAAGTATTGAAATACCTACTTAA
- a CDS encoding tRNA (cytidine(34)-2'-O)-methyltransferase gives MEVALFEPRIPQNTGNIARSCAAFNITLNLIEPLGFKLEDKYLKRAGLDYWPLVTVNKYENFEKFLASKTRKRIISFSKKNGSYLKDFKFKKDDILLFGREDSGLPDSIIDKSDFLISIFMPNLDTGKNDQKGVRSLNLSVACGIAIYEAHKQINVQNGY, from the coding sequence TTGGAAGTCGCTCTTTTTGAACCTAGAATCCCACAAAATACTGGTAATATTGCCAGATCATGTGCTGCGTTTAATATAACTTTAAATCTTATAGAGCCCTTGGGTTTTAAACTAGAAGATAAATATTTAAAAAGAGCAGGATTAGACTATTGGCCTCTCGTTACTGTTAATAAGTATGAGAATTTTGAAAAATTTTTGGCATCAAAAACAAGAAAAAGAATAATTTCTTTTAGTAAAAAAAATGGATCATATTTGAAGGATTTTAAATTTAAGAAAGATGATATTTTACTTTTTGGGAGAGAAGATTCAGGATTACCAGATTCCATTATTGATAAAAGCGACTTTTTAATATCAATATTTATGCCAAATTTAGATACTGGAAAAAATGATCAAAAAGGTGTTAGGAGTCTAAACCTTTCTGTAGCATGCGGAATTGCTATATATGAGGCCCATAAACAAATAAATGTTCAAAATGGTTATTAA
- the clpS gene encoding ATP-dependent Clp protease adapter ClpS, giving the protein MINSLGTVLDPKQSKAKYPEARVIVLDDSFNTFQHVANCLLTIIPNMSEKRAWDLTIKVDKTGSAEVWRGNLEQAELYHEQLFSKGLTMAPIEKT; this is encoded by the coding sequence ATGATTAATTCACTAGGTACAGTCTTAGATCCAAAGCAATCTAAAGCAAAATATCCAGAAGCAAGGGTAATAGTTCTTGATGATAGTTTTAATACTTTTCAACATGTCGCAAATTGTCTTCTAACAATAATCCCAAACATGAGTGAAAAAAGGGCATGGGATCTAACTATTAAAGTTGACAAGACAGGATCGGCGGAGGTATGGAGAGGTAATCTTGAACAGGCAGAGCTATATCATGAGCAACTCTTCAGCAAAGGATTAACAATGGCTCCAATTGAGAAAACATAA
- a CDS encoding DUF1651 domain-containing protein: MKEDFWLINSNRSRVKRFSKNNQNKDKFFEYMFIDSGRILGVLGKEPPLMTTREELKVNKARDEWKKLISQGWRRTKPVWEES; the protein is encoded by the coding sequence TTGAAAGAAGATTTCTGGCTTATAAATTCTAATCGTTCAAGGGTTAAAAGGTTTTCAAAGAATAATCAAAATAAAGATAAATTTTTTGAATATATGTTTATTGACTCTGGAAGAATTCTTGGTGTTTTAGGAAAAGAACCACCTCTAATGACTACCAGAGAAGAACTTAAAGTTAATAAAGCTAGAGATGAATGGAAAAAGTTAATCTCTCAAGGTTGGAGGAGAACTAAACCCGTTTGGGAAGAATCTTAA
- a CDS encoding peroxiredoxin, whose translation MSLKVGQEAPDFSATAVYDQEFKEITLSGLRGKWVVLFFYPLDFTFVCPTEITAFSDRYQDFSALNTEILGVSVDSKHCHLAWIQTPRNEGGIGDINYPLVSDLKREICQAYNVLNDDGEADRGLFLINPEGVVMHTTVNKAPVGRNVDETLRILQGYQYVAANPDEVCPANWTPGEKTMLEDPKGSKEYFSAL comes from the coding sequence ATGAGCTTAAAAGTTGGCCAAGAAGCACCAGACTTTAGTGCTACAGCAGTATATGATCAAGAGTTTAAGGAAATTACACTTTCAGGTCTAAGAGGTAAATGGGTTGTTTTATTTTTTTACCCACTAGATTTTACATTTGTATGTCCTACTGAAATCACTGCATTTAGTGATAGATACCAAGATTTCTCAGCACTTAATACGGAAATACTTGGGGTATCCGTTGATAGCAAACACTGTCATTTGGCTTGGATACAAACACCAAGAAATGAAGGTGGAATAGGTGATATTAACTATCCTTTAGTTTCTGACTTAAAAAGAGAAATTTGCCAAGCGTACAATGTCCTTAATGATGATGGAGAGGCCGATAGAGGTTTATTTCTTATCAACCCCGAAGGAGTAGTTATGCATACAACTGTTAACAAGGCTCCTGTAGGTAGAAATGTGGATGAAACACTAAGGATTCTTCAAGGTTATCAATACGTTGCAGCGAACCCAGATGAAGTATGTCCAGCAAACTGGACCCCAGGGGAGAAAACAATGTTAGAGGACCCCAAAGGTAGTAAGGAATATTTTTCTGCGCTATAG
- the ftsH gene encoding ATP-dependent zinc metalloprotease FtsH produces the protein MFRSKFSYSDSKSSYSDLLEDIETGKIESIFFYPRQREIDVLYKNGDKFKIPILYNDQLILEKATENKVDLTINNSRKEASAANSFASISLFLIFILAIVLILRSTSKLASRAFGFTKNQSKFVTIDDVETRFDDVAGVPEAAEELKEVITFLKEPKKFENLGAKVPKGVLLIGPPGTGKTLLAKAIAGESGVPFLSISASEFIELFVGVGASRVRDLFSKAKEKSPCIIFIDEIDSIGRQRGSGIGGGNDEREQTLNQLLTELDGFADNSGIIVLAATNRPDILDAALLRPGRFDRKIEVMLPDLDGRKKILSVHSLSKPLSSEVDFGYWASRTVGFSGADLANLMNESAIHCARDESKLINDLHIENALDKITIGLRSSLITSPNMKKIIAYNEVGRAIVSAVRNGIESVDKITILPRSGSIGGYTKICPDEDVISSGLISKKLLFSKIEIALAGRAAETIVFGEREITQCSINDISYATNIVREMVTKYGFSIIGPISMDSDNNEMYLGDGLFRRKPLIAENTSSRIDNEIINISKISLNNSIKILKKNRVLLDKLVDILLNQETIDKKVFKLITSKLLKV, from the coding sequence GTGTTTAGATCAAAATTCTCATATTCAGATTCTAAATCAAGTTATTCGGATCTTCTAGAAGATATAGAGACGGGGAAAATAGAATCAATATTTTTCTATCCAAGGCAGAGAGAAATTGATGTTCTGTATAAAAATGGAGATAAATTTAAAATACCTATCCTTTACAACGATCAATTAATCCTTGAAAAGGCTACTGAAAATAAGGTAGATCTAACTATTAACAATAGTAGAAAAGAAGCCTCAGCTGCTAATTCATTCGCTTCAATAAGTCTTTTCCTAATTTTCATATTAGCTATAGTCTTAATCTTGAGGAGTACATCAAAATTGGCCTCCAGAGCTTTTGGTTTCACCAAAAATCAATCTAAATTTGTAACTATTGATGATGTAGAAACGAGATTCGATGATGTAGCTGGTGTCCCTGAAGCCGCAGAGGAATTAAAAGAGGTAATAACATTTTTGAAAGAACCAAAGAAATTTGAAAATCTTGGAGCGAAAGTTCCTAAGGGAGTTCTTCTAATAGGCCCACCAGGGACAGGAAAAACATTATTAGCTAAAGCAATTGCGGGTGAATCAGGAGTACCTTTTCTCTCAATATCGGCTTCGGAGTTTATAGAACTTTTTGTTGGTGTTGGAGCAAGTCGAGTTCGTGATCTGTTCTCTAAGGCTAAGGAAAAATCTCCTTGTATAATTTTTATTGATGAAATTGATTCCATTGGTAGGCAAAGAGGGTCTGGGATCGGAGGTGGAAATGATGAAAGAGAACAAACCCTTAATCAGCTTCTGACTGAATTAGATGGTTTTGCTGATAATTCTGGGATTATTGTTTTAGCAGCAACAAATAGACCAGATATTTTGGATGCAGCATTATTAAGACCAGGTAGATTTGATAGGAAAATTGAAGTAATGCTTCCAGATTTAGATGGAAGAAAAAAAATTCTTTCAGTTCACTCACTTTCCAAACCACTTTCAAGCGAGGTTGACTTTGGATATTGGGCTTCTAGAACAGTCGGATTTTCTGGAGCAGATCTTGCAAACTTGATGAACGAGAGTGCTATTCACTGTGCAAGAGACGAATCTAAATTAATCAATGATCTTCATATAGAAAATGCTCTTGATAAAATTACCATTGGCCTTAGAAGCTCATTAATAACTTCTCCTAATATGAAAAAAATTATTGCTTATAACGAAGTAGGTAGAGCAATTGTATCTGCTGTGAGAAATGGAATTGAATCAGTTGATAAAATTACAATTTTACCTAGATCTGGATCTATAGGAGGATATACAAAAATATGCCCTGACGAAGATGTAATTTCTAGTGGATTGATTTCAAAAAAATTATTATTTTCAAAAATTGAAATTGCTCTAGCTGGAAGAGCAGCAGAAACGATAGTTTTTGGTGAACGTGAAATTACACAATGCTCCATAAATGATATCTCTTATGCGACAAATATCGTAAGGGAAATGGTTACAAAATATGGATTTTCAATTATTGGTCCAATTTCAATGGATTCTGATAATAATGAAATGTATTTAGGAGATGGATTATTTAGAAGAAAGCCTCTCATAGCTGAAAATACCAGTTCTAGAATAGATAATGAAATCATAAATATTTCTAAAATTTCATTAAATAATTCAATAAAAATATTGAAAAAAAATAGAGTCTTACTAGATAAATTAGTTGATATACTTTTAAATCAAGAAACTATAGATAAAAAAGTTTTTAAATTAATAACTTCTAAATTGTTGAAAGTTTGA
- the rpmF gene encoding 50S ribosomal protein L32, with protein MAVPKKKKSKSKRNQRHAVWKGKAAIAAQKAISLGKSVLTGKAQGFVYPIEEEEEE; from the coding sequence ATGGCTGTACCAAAGAAGAAAAAATCAAAGAGCAAAAGGAACCAAAGGCACGCTGTTTGGAAAGGAAAAGCAGCAATAGCAGCTCAAAAAGCTATATCTTTAGGTAAATCAGTTTTAACTGGGAAAGCTCAAGGATTTGTTTATCCTATTGAGGAAGAAGAAGAAGAGTAG
- a CDS encoding DUF565 domain-containing protein has product MQKTNFSRITYQLNNLFFGFLSDTWRTKSIGLISVLTGYFLFANFITKFISEGKNELIMVPIIIIFIEIIIRIKPAASSKFYYLWTVVDKLRIGAIYAVILEAFKLGS; this is encoded by the coding sequence ATGCAAAAAACTAATTTTTCAAGAATTACCTACCAGTTAAATAATTTATTTTTTGGTTTTCTAAGTGATACTTGGAGAACAAAATCTATTGGCCTAATTTCTGTTTTGACAGGTTATTTTTTGTTCGCAAATTTTATTACAAAATTTATATCTGAAGGTAAAAATGAGTTAATAATGGTCCCAATAATCATTATTTTTATTGAAATCATTATAAGAATTAAACCTGCCGCAAGTTCAAAGTTTTATTATCTATGGACCGTAGTTGATAAATTAAGAATTGGTGCAATTTATGCCGTTATACTTGAAGCATTTAAATTAGGATCTTAA
- a CDS encoding HAD-IA family hydrolase, whose protein sequence is MTYLEGVYWDLDGTIANTELEAHLPAFNNAFNDLSIDWNWDTNTYIKLLKINGGNNRIAYYAKYNNDNFSEDLILKIHETKQFHYLEIIKKNCVSLKTGVFRLINELHRKKVRQFIVTSSSRIQANLLVDYLFNGMNPFEFIISSEDVELKKPNPLPYLKAVQLSGINKNNSIVFEDSNPGLKSSLAANLPTIFVPSNIPIVLEENIKLDCILDSLGDQNNVANVIKGPKLKKSYIDYNFLSDYLVSFRNAKN, encoded by the coding sequence GTGACTTATCTGGAGGGTGTTTATTGGGATTTAGATGGTACCATCGCAAATACAGAATTAGAGGCCCATTTACCTGCTTTTAATAATGCTTTTAATGACCTTAGCATTGATTGGAATTGGGATACTAATACATACATAAAACTTCTGAAGATAAATGGGGGCAATAATAGGATTGCATATTACGCTAAATATAATAATGATAATTTCTCAGAAGATTTAATTCTCAAAATTCATGAAACAAAGCAGTTTCATTATTTAGAAATTATAAAAAAAAATTGCGTTAGTTTGAAAACTGGTGTTTTTAGATTAATAAATGAATTACATAGAAAAAAAGTAAGACAATTTATTGTTACTTCAAGTTCAAGAATTCAAGCCAATCTTCTTGTTGATTATCTTTTTAATGGCATGAACCCTTTTGAGTTCATTATTTCAAGCGAAGACGTTGAATTAAAGAAACCAAATCCATTACCATATTTAAAGGCTGTCCAATTAAGTGGTATAAACAAAAACAACTCAATTGTTTTTGAAGACTCCAATCCAGGATTGAAATCTTCTTTGGCAGCTAACTTGCCAACAATTTTTGTTCCTTCAAATATCCCAATTGTTCTTGAGGAAAATATTAAATTAGATTGTATTTTAGACAGTCTTGGTGATCAGAATAATGTGGCAAATGTAATCAAAGGCCCTAAACTAAAAAAATCATACATTGACTATAACTTTCTAAGTGATTATTTAGTGTCTTTTAGGAATGCAAAAAACTAA
- the psb30 gene encoding photosystem II reaction center protein Ycf12/Psb30, producing the protein MATLIPLAVVALAGPAIIALVFYRK; encoded by the coding sequence ATGGCAACACTTATTCCTTTGGCTGTAGTTGCGTTAGCAGGACCAGCAATAATTGCTCTTGTTTTTTACCGTAAATAA
- a CDS encoding YkgJ family cysteine cluster protein, with the protein MKSWTCIENCGACCKFDLKERSDLANKLNKEDIALINSMTAKDGWCKNLDRENKKCLIYETRPHFCRVSEFSTSFKGYLKSGDKFLIDCCKQHISSNYGYQSKEMKSFRIAVSGK; encoded by the coding sequence ATGAAATCATGGACATGTATAGAAAATTGTGGAGCTTGTTGTAAATTCGACTTGAAAGAAAGAAGCGATTTGGCTAACAAACTTAACAAAGAAGATATAGCTTTGATAAATTCGATGACGGCTAAAGACGGTTGGTGTAAAAATCTGGACAGAGAAAATAAAAAATGCTTAATTTATGAAACCAGACCACATTTTTGCCGTGTAAGTGAATTTTCAACTTCATTTAAAGGATATTTGAAATCTGGTGATAAATTTTTGATAGATTGCTGCAAGCAACATATTTCATCAAATTATGGATACCAAAGTAAAGAGATGAAATCTTTTAGAATTGCTGTTTCTGGAAAATGA
- a CDS encoding TMEM165/GDT1 family protein, with translation MNSKLEKKENNLEKSFFSIFITTFTTIFIAELGDKTQIATLMLSAESGRPIVVFLGSSLALISSSIVGVLIGKWVSKKISPSKFALSTGTLMILISIFLAYETFKNYL, from the coding sequence ATGAATAGTAAATTAGAAAAAAAAGAAAACAATTTAGAAAAAAGTTTTTTTTCAATATTTATAACGACTTTTACAACAATTTTTATTGCTGAACTTGGCGATAAAACTCAGATAGCAACATTAATGCTTTCTGCCGAATCGGGCAGGCCAATAGTTGTTTTTCTTGGAAGTTCTCTAGCATTAATAAGCTCTAGCATAGTAGGAGTTCTTATTGGTAAATGGGTATCAAAAAAAATATCTCCTAGCAAATTTGCTTTATCTACTGGTACTTTAATGATATTGATAAGTATATTTTTAGCTTATGAAACATTCAAAAATTATTTATAA
- a CDS encoding TMEM165/GDT1 family protein, with translation MVLSLLLSTFLTVFIAELGDKTQLATLTISGTSNKPLAVFLGSSSALVFASLLGALTGGSISSFLPEVVLKSIASITFFIIGIRLFINSFTIEKEEKEEKENN, from the coding sequence ATGGTTTTAAGTTTATTACTATCAACATTTCTAACCGTTTTCATAGCTGAATTAGGTGACAAAACTCAACTAGCTACTTTAACTATAAGTGGCACTTCAAATAAACCATTAGCAGTTTTTTTAGGATCTTCTTCAGCACTTGTTTTTGCAAGTTTACTAGGAGCTTTAACAGGTGGTTCTATTTCAAGTTTTTTACCCGAAGTAGTTCTTAAGTCAATAGCGTCCATTACATTTTTCATCATTGGTATAAGGCTTTTTATCAACTCTTTCACCATCGAAAAAGAAGAAAAAGAAGAGAAAGAAAATAATTAG